Proteins encoded in a region of the Cupriavidus pauculus genome:
- a CDS encoding flippase produces the protein MLLRHTTFNLIGLGAPLLVAIVTIPPLIAALGPSRFGLLTMVWAVVSYFGLFDLGLGRALTQQLSLAFARGDDDSIGPLTATATVLMAVLGVVAGIALALGAPWGVDLIKSVPDRGEAIRAVYAMAFAMPSIILTSGFRGVLEAKSAFGIVNAIRLPLGLFTFLGPLAVVWHGNPGLDVIALVLALGRMVGCVVHAVFAWRVLTPTQRRLHVGRAEMKQLASSGGWLTVSNIISPIMGYVDRFVIGAVVSASAVAYYATPNEMVTKIWIIPGAVTAVLFPAFAARMADPDADNLGLVRASLTALYITVLPITAVLVLFGNELLTLWINAEFASHSTLLLQIFAVSILINCMAQIPYTLIQSAGQPRTTALLHCGILPIYLLSLWLLARTFGVTGAAWAWLLRMVIDACTLFFLSAPILRQPRTYFINRHVVTLSLLAALTFAGALFDNPWLRVLWVSIGIGLAVLCTKPVAMLMAYRARYAASRNTGS, from the coding sequence ATGTTATTGCGTCATACGACTTTCAATCTGATCGGTCTGGGGGCACCGCTGCTGGTGGCGATCGTCACGATCCCACCGCTGATCGCGGCACTCGGTCCGAGCAGGTTCGGGTTGCTGACGATGGTATGGGCCGTGGTCAGCTACTTCGGCCTGTTCGACCTCGGGCTGGGCCGCGCGCTGACGCAGCAGCTGTCCCTGGCGTTCGCCCGCGGCGACGACGACTCGATCGGCCCGCTGACGGCGACGGCTACCGTGCTGATGGCCGTGCTCGGCGTGGTGGCCGGTATCGCCCTCGCGCTCGGCGCACCCTGGGGCGTCGATCTCATCAAGAGCGTTCCGGATCGCGGCGAGGCCATTCGCGCGGTCTATGCGATGGCCTTCGCGATGCCGTCGATCATCCTCACGTCGGGGTTTCGCGGCGTGCTCGAGGCCAAGTCGGCGTTTGGCATCGTCAATGCGATCCGGCTGCCCTTGGGCCTGTTCACCTTTCTTGGGCCGCTGGCGGTGGTCTGGCACGGCAATCCCGGTCTGGACGTCATCGCGCTCGTGCTCGCGCTGGGGCGCATGGTCGGCTGCGTGGTGCATGCCGTGTTCGCATGGCGCGTCCTCACGCCCACACAGCGCCGCCTCCATGTGGGCCGCGCGGAGATGAAGCAACTGGCATCGTCGGGCGGCTGGCTCACGGTCAGCAACATCATCAGCCCGATCATGGGCTACGTCGACCGCTTCGTCATCGGCGCGGTGGTGTCCGCCAGCGCCGTGGCCTACTACGCGACGCCGAACGAGATGGTGACCAAGATCTGGATCATTCCGGGCGCCGTGACGGCCGTCCTGTTCCCGGCATTCGCCGCGCGGATGGCGGACCCGGACGCGGATAACCTCGGCCTCGTCCGGGCGAGCCTCACTGCGCTGTACATCACCGTGCTTCCCATCACGGCGGTGCTGGTCCTGTTCGGCAACGAACTGCTGACGCTCTGGATCAACGCCGAATTCGCTTCGCACAGCACGCTGCTGCTGCAGATCTTCGCGGTCAGCATCCTGATCAACTGCATGGCGCAGATTCCGTACACGCTGATCCAGAGCGCCGGGCAGCCGCGAACGACCGCCTTGCTCCACTGCGGCATCCTGCCCATCTATCTGCTCAGCCTGTGGCTGCTCGCGCGCACGTTCGGCGTGACGGGCGCGGCATGGGCCTGGCTGCTGCGCATGGTGATCGATGCCTGCACGCTGTTCTTCCTGAGCGCGCCGATCCTGCGCCAGCCGCGCACATACTTCATCAACCGGCACGTGGTCACGCTGTCCCTGCTCGCCGCGCTGACGTTCGCGGGGGCGCTGTTCGACAATCCGTGGCTGCGGGTGCTGTGGGTGTCGATCGGCATCGGTCTTGCCGTGCTTTGCACGAAGCCGGTGGCCATGCTGATGGCCTACCGTGCCAGGTACGCCGCCTCCCGCAATACCGGTAGCTGA
- the rffA gene encoding dTDP-4-amino-4,6-dideoxygalactose transaminase: protein MSQDRKIAFNRPYVTGKEFTYIEQVERDFKLAGDGTFTRRCHEWIEASTGCKKALLTHSCTAALEMTALLLDIEPGDEIIMPSYTFVSTANAFVLRGGVPVFVDIREDTLNLDERLIEAAITPRTRAIVPVHYAGVGCEMDTILEIAARHGLRVVEDAAQGVMASYKGRMLGAIGDLGAFSFHETKNVISGEGGALLVNDPKLALRAEVIREKGTDRSRFFRGEVDKYTWQDVGSSFLPGELIAAFLWAQLEQAEAITRKRLDIWDRYHAMVAPLEASGYLRRPIVPAECVHNAHMYYVLLDPRIDRQRVLSALKAANINCVFHYVPLHSSPAGERFGRVHGSLDMTVRQSERLVRLPLWVGLTEEEQRRVVNVLEAALAR, encoded by the coding sequence GTGAGTCAAGACAGGAAGATCGCGTTCAATCGGCCCTATGTCACGGGCAAGGAATTCACCTACATCGAGCAGGTCGAGCGCGATTTCAAGCTGGCCGGCGACGGCACGTTCACGCGCCGCTGCCATGAGTGGATCGAGGCCAGCACGGGCTGCAAGAAGGCGCTGCTGACGCATTCCTGCACGGCTGCGCTCGAGATGACGGCACTGCTCCTCGATATCGAGCCGGGCGACGAGATCATCATGCCGTCGTACACGTTCGTGTCGACGGCGAACGCGTTCGTGCTGCGCGGTGGCGTGCCGGTGTTCGTGGATATTCGCGAAGACACGCTGAACCTGGACGAGCGCCTGATCGAGGCCGCCATCACGCCGCGCACGCGCGCGATCGTGCCGGTGCACTACGCCGGCGTCGGCTGCGAGATGGACACCATTCTCGAAATCGCCGCGAGGCATGGGCTGCGCGTGGTCGAAGATGCCGCGCAGGGCGTCATGGCCAGCTACAAGGGACGTATGCTGGGCGCCATCGGCGACCTGGGCGCGTTCAGCTTCCACGAAACGAAGAACGTGATCTCGGGCGAGGGCGGCGCGCTGCTGGTCAACGACCCGAAGCTCGCGCTGCGCGCCGAGGTCATCCGGGAGAAAGGGACCGACCGCAGCCGGTTTTTCCGGGGCGAGGTGGACAAGTACACGTGGCAGGACGTGGGTTCGTCGTTCCTGCCGGGCGAACTGATCGCGGCTTTTCTCTGGGCGCAGCTCGAGCAGGCCGAGGCCATTACCCGCAAACGGCTCGATATCTGGGACCGGTATCACGCCATGGTGGCGCCGCTCGAGGCGTCCGGATATCTGCGCCGGCCGATCGTGCCCGCCGAATGCGTGCATAACGCGCATATGTACTATGTGCTGCTGGACCCGCGCATCGACCGGCAGCGGGTGTTGTCCGCGCTCAAGGCGGCGAATATCAATTGCGTGTTCCACTACGTGCCGTTGCATTCGTCGCCCGCGGGAGAACGCTTCGGCCGCGTGCATGGCTCCCTCGACATGACGGTGCGTCAGTCGGAGCGGCTGGTCCGCCTGCCGCTCTGGGTCGGTCTGACCGAGGAAGAGCAGCGCCGCGTGGTGAATGTGCTGGAGGCTGCGCTCGCACGATAA
- a CDS encoding acetyltransferase has translation MKKPLVIFGAGDIAELALYYFRNDSDYEVVAFTVDRAFMGAPEFRGLPVVPFEDVAAQYDPSTHAMFIALSYAKLNALRKDKYLAAKDMGYPMASYVSSRAMVLNDGAIGENCFVLEGNVIQPFTVIGNNVTLWSGNHIGHHSSIGDHCFLASHVVVSGGVKIGEQSFIGVNATIRDHVTLGERCVIGAGVLLLEDAAAEGVYLGAGTERSRVPSSRLRKI, from the coding sequence ATGAAAAAACCACTCGTCATCTTTGGTGCCGGCGACATCGCGGAACTGGCGCTGTACTACTTCCGGAACGACTCCGATTACGAGGTCGTGGCCTTCACGGTGGACCGTGCGTTCATGGGCGCGCCTGAGTTCCGCGGCCTGCCCGTGGTGCCGTTCGAGGATGTGGCGGCGCAGTACGATCCGTCCACGCATGCGATGTTCATTGCCCTCAGCTATGCAAAGCTGAATGCGCTGCGCAAGGACAAGTACCTGGCCGCGAAGGACATGGGCTATCCGATGGCGAGTTACGTGAGCTCCCGCGCGATGGTCCTCAACGACGGCGCGATCGGCGAGAACTGCTTCGTGCTCGAAGGCAACGTGATCCAGCCGTTCACGGTGATCGGCAACAACGTCACGCTCTGGAGCGGCAATCATATCGGCCATCATTCGTCGATTGGCGATCATTGCTTCCTCGCCTCCCACGTCGTGGTCTCCGGCGGCGTCAAGATCGGCGAGCAGAGCTTTATTGGTGTGAACGCGACCATTCGCGATCACGTGACCCTCGGCGAGCGCTGCGTGATCGGTGCCGGCGTATTGCTGCTGGAGGACGCGGCCGCGGAGGGGGTGTACCTGGGAGCGGGCACCGAGCGCTCGCGCGTGCCGAGCAGCCGCCTGCGAAAAATCTGA
- a CDS encoding class I SAM-dependent methyltransferase yields MQGDNTELLGEVAGYYAARLAEHGDTPRGVDWNGAESQHLRFAQLSRIIAGDAPFSINDLGCGYGALNDYLRGVFPAFDFAGYDIAASMIDTARQRAGERADTRFVVASEPDRVADYGIASGIFNVRLGRGDEEWLAYVKATLDVLDRTSRLGFAFNCLTSYSDAEKMRDTLYYADPCLLFDMCKRRYARNVALLHDYELYEFTILVRKS; encoded by the coding sequence ATGCAGGGCGACAACACGGAACTGCTGGGCGAGGTAGCCGGCTACTATGCGGCCCGCCTTGCCGAGCATGGCGACACGCCGCGCGGCGTCGACTGGAACGGCGCGGAAAGCCAGCACCTGCGCTTTGCCCAGCTGTCGCGCATCATTGCCGGCGACGCCCCCTTCAGCATCAACGATCTCGGCTGCGGCTACGGCGCGCTCAACGACTATCTGCGCGGCGTCTTTCCCGCATTCGATTTCGCGGGGTATGACATCGCGGCCTCGATGATCGACACCGCGCGGCAACGGGCAGGCGAGCGCGCCGACACGCGGTTCGTGGTGGCCAGCGAACCCGATCGCGTGGCCGACTATGGTATTGCCAGCGGCATCTTCAACGTGCGGCTCGGGCGCGGCGACGAAGAGTGGCTTGCCTACGTCAAGGCGACGCTCGACGTCCTCGATCGCACCAGCCGCCTCGGATTCGCATTCAACTGCCTGACGTCCTACTCCGACGCGGAGAAGATGCGCGACACGCTCTATTATGCGGATCCGTGCCTGCTGTTCGACATGTGCAAGCGCCGCTACGCGCGCAACGTGGCGCTGCTTCACGATTACGAGCTCTATGAGTTCACGATCCTCGTGAGGAAAAGCTGA
- a CDS encoding WbqC family protein — MKKIAIVQSNYIPWKGYFDMIAAVDEFILYDDMQYTRRDWRNRNQIKTPQGVQWLTVPVQVKGKYDQRIRDTEIDGTDWARDHWKALAQNYRRAACFTEIAQWLEPLYLERAPGSLSQLNRLFIEAICGYLGIGTRITNSWDYVLADGKSERLADLCVQAGASTYISGPAARDYIDDEVFSSRGVAVEWFEYAGYPAYPQQWGEFTHGVTILDLLFNCGREAPKYMKYVRNADGQLADRTVSIGGN; from the coding sequence ATGAAGAAGATCGCAATCGTCCAGTCCAACTACATTCCGTGGAAGGGCTACTTCGACATGATTGCCGCCGTCGACGAGTTCATTCTCTACGATGACATGCAGTACACGCGCCGCGACTGGCGCAACCGCAATCAGATCAAGACCCCGCAAGGCGTGCAATGGCTGACCGTGCCCGTGCAGGTAAAGGGGAAGTACGATCAGCGTATTCGCGATACCGAGATCGACGGCACCGACTGGGCCAGGGATCACTGGAAGGCGCTGGCACAGAACTACCGGCGCGCCGCCTGCTTCACGGAGATCGCGCAATGGCTCGAGCCGCTCTATCTGGAGCGGGCACCCGGTTCGCTGTCGCAGCTCAACCGGCTGTTTATCGAAGCCATCTGCGGCTACCTGGGCATCGGCACGCGCATCACCAACTCGTGGGACTATGTGCTGGCGGACGGCAAGAGCGAGCGTCTGGCGGACCTTTGCGTGCAGGCGGGCGCATCGACCTATATCTCCGGGCCGGCCGCGCGCGATTACATCGACGATGAAGTCTTTTCGAGCCGGGGCGTGGCGGTGGAGTGGTTCGAGTACGCAGGGTATCCTGCATATCCGCAGCAATGGGGCGAATTCACGCATGGCGTGACGATCCTGGACCTGTTGTTCAATTGCGGACGCGAAGCACCGAAATACATGAAATACGTGCGGAACGCGGACGGCCAGCTGGCCGACCGGACCGTATCCATTGGGGGGAATTGA
- the rfbC gene encoding dTDP-4-dehydrorhamnose 3,5-epimerase produces the protein MKVLQTAIPEVLILQPAVHADARGWFFEGYNRRAFAAAAGVDPEFVQDNHSRSSRGTLRGLHYQLARPQGKLVRVTEGEIYDVAVDIRRASPTFGQWTGHRLRADDHEMTWIPAGFAHGFLVLSEFAEVSYKVTDYYDAASERSILWNDPAIGIDWPDVDHLLLSDKDRAASPFATAEVYA, from the coding sequence ATGAAGGTGTTGCAAACCGCCATCCCCGAGGTACTGATCCTGCAGCCGGCGGTGCATGCCGACGCGCGTGGCTGGTTCTTCGAGGGCTACAACCGCCGCGCGTTCGCGGCGGCGGCGGGCGTCGATCCTGAGTTCGTTCAGGACAATCATTCGCGGTCGTCGCGCGGCACGCTGCGCGGCCTGCATTACCAGCTGGCGCGCCCGCAGGGCAAGCTGGTGCGCGTGACCGAGGGGGAAATCTACGATGTCGCGGTCGATATCCGGCGCGCCTCGCCCACGTTCGGGCAATGGACCGGCCATCGCCTGCGTGCCGACGACCACGAGATGACGTGGATTCCGGCGGGCTTCGCGCACGGCTTCCTCGTGCTGTCCGAATTCGCCGAAGTGTCGTACAAGGTCACCGACTACTACGACGCGGCGTCGGAGCGGTCCATTCTCTGGAACGATCCGGCCATTGGCATCGACTGGCCCGACGTCGATCATCTGCTGCTGTCCGACAAGGATCGCGCCGCATCCCCGTTTGCCACCGCCGAAGTCTATGCGTGA
- the rfbA gene encoding glucose-1-phosphate thymidylyltransferase RfbA → MTRKGIILAGGSGTRLYPATLAVSKQLLPIYDKPLIYYPLSTLMLANIRDILIISTPQDTPRFEQLLGSGEQWGVNFSYAVQPSPDGLAQAFVIGAEFLGDSPAALVLGDNIFYGHDLVSMLRRASAATSGATAFAYRVQDPERYGVVQFDSRGKAIHLEEKPTAPRSNYAVTGLYFYDNDVIDVARNVRPSARGELEITDINRWYLERGRLDVEVMSRGYAWLDTGTHESMLEASQFIQTIEHRQGQKVCCPEEIAWRAHWISDEELSALADPLRKNSYGRYLQTLLAESRA, encoded by the coding sequence ATGACAAGAAAAGGCATTATCCTGGCCGGCGGATCCGGCACCCGTCTTTATCCGGCAACGCTGGCGGTGTCCAAGCAGCTGCTGCCGATTTACGACAAGCCACTGATCTACTATCCGCTCAGCACGCTGATGCTGGCCAATATCCGCGACATCCTGATCATCTCGACGCCGCAGGATACGCCGCGCTTCGAGCAGCTGCTGGGATCGGGCGAGCAGTGGGGCGTCAATTTCTCGTACGCGGTGCAACCGTCGCCGGACGGGCTGGCCCAGGCATTCGTGATCGGCGCCGAGTTCCTCGGCGACTCGCCCGCCGCGCTGGTACTCGGCGACAACATCTTCTATGGCCACGATCTCGTGAGCATGCTGCGGCGCGCGTCGGCCGCGACGTCCGGCGCCACGGCGTTCGCCTATCGCGTGCAGGACCCCGAGCGCTATGGCGTGGTCCAGTTCGACAGCCGCGGCAAGGCCATCCATCTCGAGGAAAAGCCTACGGCGCCGCGTTCCAACTATGCGGTCACCGGCCTGTACTTCTATGACAACGACGTGATCGACGTCGCCCGCAACGTTCGCCCGTCGGCGCGCGGGGAACTCGAGATTACCGATATCAACCGCTGGTATCTCGAGCGTGGCCGCCTCGATGTCGAAGTCATGAGCCGCGGCTACGCGTGGCTCGACACCGGTACGCACGAGTCGATGCTGGAAGCGAGCCAGTTCATCCAGACCATCGAGCATCGTCAGGGCCAGAAGGTCTGCTGCCCCGAGGAAATCGCGTGGCGCGCGCACTGGATCAGCGACGAGGAACTGTCCGCGCTGGCCGATCCGCTGCGCAAGAACAGCTATGGCCGGTATCTGCAGACGCTGCTCGCGGAGTCGCGCGCATGA
- the rfbD gene encoding dTDP-4-dehydrorhamnose reductase, whose product MLASVSAPARILLLGGSGQVGFELRRSLALLGPVVAPSRDDCDLARPDGLEHALRRFDADVIVNAAGYTAVDAAEHDRATAWAVNARSPEVMARFAASRAIPLVHVSSDYVYDGEKGAPYVEDDATRPLSVYGESKAAGDAAVAGAGGAHLILRAGWIYGVHGSNFVRTILRAAREQARLQVVADQVGTPTSAALLADVAAHALRDAMRCGGGAFPSGVYHVAPEGATNWHAFACEILARAERQGVPLRARPDAVEPADSAARAAAARRPRDSRLDTSKLARTFGLHMPAWQDGLSRLFDQLPRSW is encoded by the coding sequence ATGCTGGCTAGCGTGTCGGCGCCTGCGCGGATCCTGCTGCTCGGCGGCAGCGGACAGGTGGGGTTCGAATTGCGCCGCAGCCTCGCGCTGCTGGGCCCGGTCGTGGCGCCATCGCGCGACGACTGCGACCTGGCGCGACCGGACGGCCTCGAGCACGCCCTGCGACGCTTCGATGCCGACGTCATCGTGAACGCGGCCGGTTATACCGCGGTCGATGCGGCCGAGCACGATCGCGCCACGGCATGGGCAGTCAATGCGCGCTCGCCGGAGGTTATGGCGCGCTTCGCCGCATCGCGTGCGATCCCGCTCGTGCATGTGTCGTCCGATTACGTGTATGACGGAGAGAAGGGCGCGCCTTACGTCGAGGACGATGCTACGCGTCCCCTGTCCGTCTATGGAGAGAGCAAGGCCGCCGGCGATGCCGCCGTGGCCGGGGCCGGCGGTGCGCATCTGATCCTGCGCGCCGGCTGGATCTACGGCGTGCACGGCAGCAATTTCGTCAGGACGATCCTGCGTGCGGCCCGCGAACAGGCGCGGCTGCAGGTGGTGGCGGATCAGGTCGGGACGCCCACATCCGCCGCATTGCTGGCCGACGTTGCCGCGCATGCGCTGCGCGATGCCATGCGATGTGGGGGTGGTGCGTTTCCGTCCGGCGTTTACCATGTCGCGCCGGAGGGTGCGACCAACTGGCATGCGTTCGCGTGCGAGATACTCGCGCGCGCCGAGCGGCAGGGCGTGCCGCTGCGCGCACGGCCCGATGCCGTGGAACCGGCCGACAGCGCGGCGCGCGCGGCCGCCGCGCGCAGACCGCGCGATTCGCGGCTCGATACGTCGAAGCTCGCGCGCACATTCGGACTGCATATGCCTGCGTGGCAAGACGGACTGAGCCGTCTGTTCGACCAACTACCTCGTTCATGGTAA
- the rfbB gene encoding dTDP-glucose 4,6-dehydratase has protein sequence MSHILVTGGAGFIGANFVLDWLRDPEADAVVNVDKLTYAGNLQSLSAVEKDPRHIFVQADIGDRAAMDRLLAEYRPRAIVHFAAESHVDRSLHGPGVFIETNVVGTFTLLEAARAYWTSLEASSGERDGFRFLHVSTDEVYGSLAPDAAPFTETTPYAPNSPYSASKAASDHLVRSYHHSYGLPVLTTNCSNNYGPYQFPEKLLPLMIVNALAGKPLPVYGDGLNVRDWLYVTDHCSAIRTVLAGGTVGETYNVGGWNEKTNLDVVHTLCDLLDALRPKAQGSYRDQITFVKDRPGHDRRYAIDARKIQREVGWTPVETFESGLRRTVHWYLDNTEWIEGVTSGEYRNWVRKHYAG, from the coding sequence TTGTCTCATATTCTCGTTACCGGCGGCGCTGGCTTTATCGGCGCGAACTTCGTTCTCGACTGGCTGCGCGATCCCGAAGCGGATGCCGTGGTCAATGTGGACAAGCTGACCTACGCCGGCAACCTGCAGAGCCTCAGCGCGGTCGAGAAAGACCCCCGCCATATCTTCGTGCAGGCCGATATCGGCGATCGTGCGGCGATGGACAGATTGCTCGCCGAATACCGGCCGCGCGCGATCGTGCATTTTGCGGCGGAGAGCCACGTCGATCGCTCGCTTCACGGACCGGGCGTCTTTATCGAGACCAACGTCGTGGGGACCTTTACGCTGCTCGAGGCAGCCCGTGCCTATTGGACTTCGCTCGAGGCGTCCTCCGGCGAGCGCGACGGGTTCCGGTTCCTGCATGTGTCCACCGACGAGGTATACGGCTCGCTGGCACCGGACGCGGCGCCCTTTACCGAAACCACGCCTTACGCCCCGAACAGCCCGTATTCGGCCTCGAAGGCCGCTTCCGATCATCTGGTCAGGTCGTACCATCACTCGTACGGTTTGCCGGTGCTCACGACCAACTGTTCGAACAACTACGGGCCGTACCAGTTTCCGGAGAAGCTGCTGCCGCTCATGATCGTGAACGCGCTCGCGGGCAAGCCGCTGCCCGTCTACGGCGACGGCCTGAACGTGCGCGACTGGCTCTACGTCACCGATCATTGCAGTGCCATTCGCACGGTACTTGCCGGCGGCACCGTCGGGGAAACGTACAACGTGGGCGGCTGGAACGAGAAGACCAACCTCGATGTCGTGCACACGTTGTGCGACCTCCTGGACGCGCTGCGGCCAAAGGCGCAGGGCAGCTATCGGGACCAGATCACGTTCGTCAAGGATCGGCCCGGCCACGATCGCCGTTATGCCATCGATGCGCGCAAGATTCAGCGCGAGGTCGGCTGGACGCCCGTGGAAACGTTCGAGAGCGGCCTGCGCCGCACCGTGCACTGGTACCTCGACAACACGGAGTGGATCGAGGGGGTCACGTCGGGCGAGTATCGCAACTGGGTGCGCAAGCACTATGCTGGCTAG
- a CDS encoding symmetrical bis(5'-nucleosyl)-tetraphosphatase has translation MTDTSTGTFALGDLQGCASSLTALLEKLPPHARLRFVGDLVNRGPASLETLRIVRALGSRAESVLGNHDIHLLAVSIGVRKKGKSDTLDDILSAPDRAEIITWLRHRPMAIREAGFLIVHAGVLPQWTATQVMDLAAEVEAELQGSNWEGFLADVFGNTADRWHDGLRGIERHRVIVNALTRLRFCRADGVMDLKMKEGPGNAPEGLMPWFDVPGRRTADVTMVCGHWSTLGLVMRPDLMALDTGCIWGGQLTAAKLAADPAARQTIQVGCPVSRDPLAAD, from the coding sequence ATGACAGACACGTCCACCGGCACGTTCGCACTGGGCGACCTTCAGGGTTGCGCATCTTCGCTGACAGCATTGCTCGAGAAGCTGCCGCCTCACGCCCGGTTACGCTTCGTCGGCGACCTCGTCAACCGCGGCCCGGCATCGCTGGAAACCCTTCGCATCGTCCGCGCACTGGGATCGCGTGCCGAATCGGTGCTCGGCAACCACGATATCCATCTGCTGGCGGTCTCCATCGGCGTCCGCAAGAAGGGCAAGTCGGATACCCTCGATGATATCCTCAGCGCGCCCGATCGTGCGGAAATCATCACATGGCTCCGTCATCGTCCGATGGCGATCCGCGAGGCGGGCTTTCTGATCGTCCATGCCGGCGTGCTGCCGCAATGGACCGCCACGCAGGTCATGGATCTGGCCGCGGAAGTCGAAGCGGAATTGCAGGGCTCCAACTGGGAAGGGTTTCTCGCCGACGTATTCGGCAACACCGCGGACCGCTGGCATGACGGCCTGCGCGGCATCGAGCGCCATCGCGTCATCGTCAACGCGTTGACGCGGCTGCGCTTCTGCCGCGCCGACGGCGTCATGGATCTCAAGATGAAGGAAGGGCCCGGCAATGCGCCGGAAGGCCTGATGCCGTGGTTCGACGTGCCCGGCCGCCGCACGGCCGACGTCACCATGGTCTGCGGCCACTGGTCCACGCTTGGCCTGGTGATGCGGCCGGACCTGATGGCGCTGGATACGGGCTGCATCTGGGGCGGGCAACTGACGGCGGCGAAGCTGGCCGCGGACCCCGCCGCGCGACAGACGATCCAGGTCGGCTGCCCGGTCTCGCGCGACCCGCTCGCCGCCGACTAG
- a CDS encoding phytanoyl-CoA dioxygenase family protein translates to MTEPVESYGVLRQRQTSSRHELVAEEVRERGYAVLEDACSPETVAALSAAFDRARAGYVARHGEDRLRATDEFNTIRALLTQGEDAFLQLALNPDLHATLKLLIEGKYMLNQQNGIINPPFEKYNQGKWHRDLPYQHFVSTRPLAINALFCLDDFTVENGATYVLPGSHRSEAMGSDAFVQRNKIQISAKAGSFIVLDCMLFHTGGANRTPNPRRAVNHVFTIPFFKQQIQLPAVMNEGILSAEARDLLGFNYVEPASVEAYLASRMQKAGR, encoded by the coding sequence ATGACGGAACCGGTCGAATCTTATGGCGTGTTACGCCAGCGGCAAACGAGCTCGCGCCACGAACTGGTGGCGGAGGAAGTGCGGGAGCGCGGGTATGCGGTACTCGAGGATGCCTGCTCGCCGGAAACGGTCGCGGCACTGTCGGCGGCATTCGATCGCGCGCGTGCCGGCTACGTGGCGCGGCACGGCGAAGATCGGCTGCGTGCGACGGACGAGTTCAATACGATCCGGGCCCTGCTGACGCAGGGAGAAGACGCGTTTCTCCAGCTTGCGCTCAACCCCGATCTGCATGCCACGCTGAAGCTGCTGATCGAAGGCAAGTACATGCTGAATCAGCAGAACGGCATCATCAATCCGCCCTTCGAGAAATACAATCAGGGCAAATGGCACCGGGACCTGCCGTACCAGCATTTTGTTTCGACGCGCCCGCTGGCGATCAACGCCTTATTCTGCCTCGACGATTTTACGGTCGAGAATGGTGCAACGTACGTACTGCCCGGCTCGCACCGAAGCGAGGCAATGGGATCGGACGCGTTCGTTCAGCGCAACAAGATTCAGATATCTGCCAAGGCAGGATCTTTTATCGTGCTCGATTGCATGCTGTTCCATACCGGCGGAGCGAATCGCACACCCAATCCCCGTCGCGCAGTCAACCATGTATTCACGATTCCTTTCTTCAAACAACAGATCCAGTTGCCTGCGGTAATGAATGAGGGGATATTGTCGGCGGAAGCGCGGGATTTACTCGGATTCAATTATGTCGAGCCCGCCTCGGTGGAAGCCTATCTGGCATCTCGGATGCAGAAGGCCGGCCGCTAA
- a CDS encoding lysophospholipid acyltransferase family protein, with the protein MIALRKLVLFLHILHGMLVCATVFPWIGKEARRRRIRNWSQRMLAICGVELEVEDRRTRRTLPHGAMLVSNHISWLDIYVIHCWEPTRFVAKSEIRGWPVIGWLCDKTGTIFIERASKRDAHRVLHQIADEMKQGDLVGVFPEGTTTDGSKVLPFHANLLQAPIAGDLPVQPVGLSYIDAATGELALAPAYIDDITLLQCLDAILRAPKIKARLTIGEELRPEGLGRRELAEAARAVVVELRGGSPATDMQQDAGALPAAIAEPAASR; encoded by the coding sequence ATGATCGCACTGCGCAAGCTTGTCCTGTTCCTGCATATCCTGCACGGGATGCTGGTCTGTGCCACGGTCTTTCCCTGGATCGGCAAGGAGGCGCGCCGCCGTCGCATCCGCAACTGGTCACAGAGGATGCTGGCGATCTGCGGCGTCGAACTCGAGGTGGAAGACCGTCGCACGCGCCGCACATTGCCGCACGGTGCCATGCTGGTGTCGAACCATATCTCGTGGCTCGACATCTACGTGATCCACTGCTGGGAACCGACGCGCTTCGTCGCGAAGTCCGAGATCCGCGGCTGGCCCGTGATCGGCTGGCTCTGCGACAAGACGGGCACGATCTTCATCGAACGCGCGAGCAAGCGCGACGCGCACCGCGTGCTGCACCAGATCGCGGACGAGATGAAGCAGGGCGACCTGGTCGGCGTGTTCCCCGAAGGCACCACGACCGACGGCTCGAAGGTATTGCCGTTCCACGCGAACCTGCTGCAGGCGCCGATCGCGGGCGATCTCCCCGTGCAGCCCGTCGGCCTCAGCTACATCGACGCGGCCACGGGCGAGCTCGCGCTTGCGCCCGCGTATATCGACGACATCACGCTGCTGCAATGTCTCGATGCCATCCTGCGCGCGCCGAAGATCAAGGCGCGGCTGACGATCGGAGAGGAACTGCGGCCAGAAGGCCTGGGCCGTCGCGAGCTCGCGGAAGCGGCGCGGGCGGTGGTGGTGGAGCTGCGCGGTGGCAGCCCGGCCACCGATATGCAGCAGGACGCCGGTGCCCTGCCGGCGGCGATCGCGGAGCCCGCGGCTTCCCGATAG